The Brevibacillus brevis genome contains a region encoding:
- a CDS encoding TetR/AcrR family transcriptional regulator has product MNLNVRNRTQPSKEWITLALLQLMEKTQYSHISITEITRKAGLARQTFYRNYEDKDEILYEYLCAQYATYWRIIDEENELNEDMLIAFFEMWQQHSPPSLIENICSGDRKVRQIIFRSVDFSIQERFPNKANPENHHHQESLYYYAQRSMSSTLHVLLIEWTLRRFQESCKEMGRLAFQLTASMRELLL; this is encoded by the coding sequence TTGAATCTCAACGTAAGAAATCGAACACAACCGTCAAAAGAATGGATCACTCTTGCTCTGCTTCAACTCATGGAAAAAACGCAATACTCCCACATCTCCATTACCGAGATCACACGAAAAGCAGGGCTTGCCAGACAAACCTTTTATCGCAATTACGAGGATAAAGACGAAATCTTATATGAATATTTGTGCGCTCAGTATGCGACCTACTGGAGGATCATAGATGAAGAGAACGAGCTGAATGAAGATATGCTGATAGCTTTTTTCGAGATGTGGCAGCAGCACTCTCCCCCTTCCTTAATAGAGAACATTTGCAGTGGTGACAGGAAAGTGCGACAGATCATTTTTCGGAGCGTTGACTTTTCTATTCAAGAGCGTTTTCCAAACAAGGCAAATCCAGAGAACCATCATCACCAGGAGAGCCTCTACTACTATGCACAAAGATCGATGTCCTCCACCCTCCATGTGCTTTTGATTGAGTGGACATTGAGACGATTTCAAGAGTCCTGTAAAGAGATGGGGCGACTTGCTTTTCAATTGACAGCCTCGATGCGCGAACTTCTTCTCTAG
- a CDS encoding ABC transporter substrate-binding protein, with product MFKTGKLSLLVTMIMSLLLAACGTETAAPAPQAQTEQPQSEQVRKITHAMGETEIKGTPQRIVVLTNQGTESLLALGIKPVGAVKSWIGEPWFDHIKDQMSGVEVVGDETQPNMELIASLKPDLILGTKVRQEKIYTQLSAIAPTVFTENLGDSMIENFELYAHAVNKETEGAKVLADFDKLIAETKTKLGDKAKMEISLARFQPGKVRVYYKQNFAGVIFDKLGFARPAEQNKAEFSKDIAKEQINVLDGDVFFYFTSDRNGDTGASKTAQEWLSDPLAKNMKVVQTGRAYQVNEAIWNTAGGILAADLMVKDIERIFADIN from the coding sequence ATGTTTAAAACAGGAAAGCTCTCACTGCTAGTGACGATGATCATGTCGCTGCTTTTGGCTGCTTGCGGTACGGAAACGGCTGCTCCAGCCCCACAGGCACAAACAGAGCAGCCGCAGTCAGAACAGGTCCGCAAGATTACACATGCCATGGGTGAAACAGAAATCAAGGGTACCCCACAACGCATCGTTGTTTTGACCAACCAGGGGACAGAAAGCTTGCTTGCATTGGGAATCAAGCCGGTAGGAGCAGTTAAATCATGGATCGGAGAACCGTGGTTCGACCATATTAAAGATCAGATGAGTGGGGTTGAAGTCGTAGGGGACGAGACACAACCTAACATGGAGCTGATTGCCAGCTTAAAGCCCGACCTGATCCTCGGAACAAAAGTGCGACAAGAGAAGATTTACACGCAGTTATCAGCGATTGCGCCAACCGTTTTTACAGAAAACCTTGGTGACAGCATGATTGAAAACTTCGAATTATATGCGCATGCGGTAAATAAGGAAACAGAAGGAGCGAAAGTCCTGGCTGATTTCGATAAATTGATCGCCGAGACTAAAACCAAGCTAGGTGACAAAGCGAAGATGGAAATCTCGTTGGCACGATTCCAGCCTGGGAAAGTACGTGTCTACTATAAACAAAACTTTGCAGGGGTTATTTTCGACAAGCTAGGCTTTGCACGTCCAGCGGAGCAGAACAAGGCGGAGTTTTCCAAAGATATCGCAAAAGAGCAGATCAATGTACTGGACGGAGATGTTTTCTTTTACTTCACCTCTGACCGTAATGGGGATACCGGAGCTTCGAAGACCGCACAAGAATGGCTAAGTGATCCACTCGCGAAGAACATGAAGGTGGTACAGACAGGCCGTGCGTATCAAGTAAACGAAGCTATTTGGAATACGGCCGGGGGAATCCTGGCAGCGGACTTGATGGTGAAGGATATCGAGAGGATCTTTGCGGACATCAACTAA